Proteins encoded by one window of Desulfuromonadales bacterium:
- a CDS encoding radical SAM protein translates to MSDPLEPAYLKLLRTGELAERARRAREHLERCDLCARGCHVNRLLSTKGAVCRTGERATVYSAGPHHGEERPLSGWSGSGTIFFSWCSLACVFCQNWEISHRGEGREVTAEELADLMLGLQETGCHNINFVTPSHVAAQILSAVLIAADKGLRLPLVWNSGGYDSPEALTLLDGVIDIYLPDMKFADSEVACRYLGVRDYAEVNQMAVKEMHRQVGDLVLDSGIARRGLLVRHLVLPENLAGTDRILAFLAREISRDTYLNLMDQYRPCYRADEFPPLDRRPTRAEMAAAQATAQKWGLKRLDKG, encoded by the coding sequence ATGAGCGACCCCCTCGAACCTGCCTACCTGAAGCTGCTGCGCACTGGCGAACTGGCCGAACGAGCCCGCCGCGCCCGCGAACACCTTGAGCGCTGCGACCTGTGCGCCCGCGGTTGCCATGTCAACCGCCTGCTGTCGACCAAGGGGGCCGTGTGCCGCACCGGCGAGCGGGCAACGGTCTACAGCGCCGGCCCGCATCATGGCGAGGAGCGTCCCCTCTCCGGCTGGAGCGGCTCGGGAACCATTTTCTTCTCCTGGTGCAGCCTCGCCTGCGTCTTCTGCCAGAACTGGGAAATCAGCCACCGCGGCGAGGGACGAGAGGTGACCGCCGAAGAGTTGGCCGACCTCATGCTCGGACTCCAGGAGACGGGATGCCACAACATCAATTTCGTCACCCCCAGCCATGTGGCCGCCCAGATCCTGTCGGCCGTGCTGATTGCCGCCGACAAGGGACTGCGGCTGCCACTGGTCTGGAACAGCGGCGGTTACGACAGTCCTGAAGCCCTGACACTGCTCGACGGGGTGATCGACATCTACCTGCCGGACATGAAGTTCGCCGACTCCGAGGTGGCCTGCAGGTACCTCGGAGTCAGGGACTATGCCGAGGTCAACCAGATGGCGGTCAAGGAGATGCACCGCCAGGTCGGCGACCTGGTTCTCGATTCCGGCATCGCCCGGCGGGGCCTGCTGGTGCGGCACCTCGTCCTGCCCGAAAACCTGGCCGGCACCGACCGCATCCTGGCCTTCCTCGCCCGCGAAATCTCAAGGGACACTTACCTAAACCTGATGGATCAGTACCGCCCCTGTTACCGCGCCGACGAATTTCCGCCCCTCGACCGCCGACCGACCCGTGCCGAGATGGCGGCGGCGCAGGCGACAGCACAGAAGTGGGGGTTGAAGAGGCTGGATAAGGGGTGA
- a CDS encoding THUMP domain-containing protein — protein sequence MRAFNVVVTQASNGRFRHLLQELSPHGEFRRTEFLGVIIGRVEDPRIFLESIREKRQKQWIAFQDLGRVVPLERVFVFHLEEFSVKAKAALLPYVEFLEGKRFYVRLERRGLKGQIVSPEVERELDAFIEQTLAAAGRKPAQVDFEHPDAVVVVETIGDRCGVGLLTREMMDRYDFVRVD from the coding sequence ATGCGGGCATTCAACGTCGTCGTCACCCAGGCCAGCAATGGCCGCTTCCGCCACCTGCTGCAGGAACTTTCGCCGCACGGAGAATTCCGCAGGACCGAATTCCTGGGCGTCATTATCGGCAGAGTCGAGGATCCAAGGATTTTCCTGGAGAGCATCCGGGAAAAGCGGCAGAAACAATGGATCGCCTTCCAGGACCTGGGCCGGGTGGTGCCCCTCGAACGGGTCTTCGTTTTTCATCTGGAGGAGTTTTCGGTGAAAGCGAAGGCGGCCCTGCTCCCCTATGTCGAGTTTTTGGAGGGCAAGCGATTTTACGTCCGCCTGGAGCGGCGCGGTCTCAAGGGGCAGATTGTCTCACCCGAAGTGGAGCGCGAGCTCGACGCCTTTATCGAACAGACCCTGGCCGCGGCCGGCAGAAAACCGGCGCAGGTAGATTTCGAGCATCCCGATGCCGTGGTGGTGGTCGAGACGATCGGCGACCGCTGCGGTGTCGGGCTGCTGACCCGCGAAATGATGGATCGTTACGACTTCGTGCGGGTGGACTGA
- a CDS encoding arylesterase: MLRKDCRYTWPGRWSALVLLGSVLVLLAAGCRERPPQLRSLPENATVLAFGDSLTHGTGADANESYPFRLEQLIQRPVINAGVPGEVTADGLVRLPQLLDRHRPALLILCHGGNDLLRRIDEEQAAKNLRAMVSLARERGIDVVLIGVPKPDLSLAPPAFYARIAGEFAIPYDGDTLAGILSDRSRKSDYIHPNARGYQHLTEAVHALLQAAHAL, from the coding sequence ATGCTACGAAAAGATTGTCGATATACCTGGCCTGGTCGATGGTCGGCTCTGGTGCTGCTCGGGTCGGTTCTGGTGCTGCTGGCGGCAGGCTGCCGGGAGCGACCGCCGCAACTCCGGTCGCTGCCCGAGAACGCCACCGTTCTGGCCTTCGGCGACAGCCTGACCCACGGCACCGGCGCCGACGCAAACGAAAGCTATCCATTCCGGCTTGAACAGCTGATTCAGCGGCCGGTGATCAATGCTGGAGTCCCCGGTGAAGTAACTGCCGATGGGTTGGTCAGGTTACCGCAGCTTCTTGACCGCCATCGCCCGGCCCTGCTCATTCTCTGCCACGGCGGCAACGACCTGCTGCGGCGCATCGACGAGGAGCAGGCGGCGAAGAATCTCCGCGCCATGGTCAGTCTGGCCCGGGAGCGGGGGATCGATGTCGTGCTGATCGGCGTGCCTAAACCCGACCTGAGCCTTGCGCCTCCCGCCTTTTACGCGAGAATCGCCGGGGAATTCGCCATTCCCTACGATGGCGACACCCTTGCCGGCATCCTCTCGGACCGCTCCCGCAAAAGTGATTACATCCACCCCAACGCTCGCGGCTACCAGCATCTGACCGAAGCGGTACATGCTCTCCTGCAGGCAGCCCACGCCCTCTGA